In a single window of the Agrobacterium tumefaciens genome:
- a CDS encoding CHAT domain-containing protein, producing the protein MGMPGWIRLAMAVPALLGVRLSLASELPPPLPADLALKSVTGVWQFIPVPLPEQNITHLALSRKNDRLFLGTRDGVASYDGVAVQVPDFVPSGSRQSIIVKSMVEVGDGAVIVGSANDSLWRWKDKQLSPLYGACPRGSGGCPTGDWALARSQAGTLYVASSRFALQQTEALSALRAAVSDVVIPVATSASFLGFAGEALVAVSQGGEVSIIDKTSGKPSSARRFDVRPNAFVRSVSFSADYIFAGTDSKCVAVPLDPAEAPTDLAAGNCRAAYRQTDGTTWLSTNALYRNEAHGWNEWSPGSVGSISANSLLDDGMSNIWVASTSGLWRYLDLSREYRFAPDDKIASVLADSGGGAIVGMMSGRVWHVDQKLRALPLFSPKQAILPASAYYQGALLAKGNDGVTWSLSADGLFKIAADAPERVADYPLPISEGSRAVASFAVSSSGEICAGLSWSTDVLCLRGGRWENVLEAPSYIGGSAIGALVFDDQGTLLSVGPLTVSLKGRHELTLGPFEPSPFGNVNLFGAVALPANVAGADAVVSGGWGRTIFLKRADDTWSIVERPAGDGQEQPYLIRSFAAHPRYGLLAATDAGIYRWEGSARDGQWRSLRNIDPRLGLGVDHIIPGTDNSLWIASGPSLTRITLPISEPKIDISGPAEGGVIDRTAIAYTINFPGLVGLPSRKTATVSYDPPIPNAARSVSGPTARIDLTDLGDQETYKVQPIVTDGFLNSATPVGSKFSVRLPFYQNPYKLSLAILALVALPLIIVTRRGPTGFLLRRVGGLRWSTAKDDPQLALEIDEVGEDAVRFEVEAPAAINLIRLAVDAPKARIEGLPKEALPFLVSIAEGQAFGDREEFDTALQRVSEVLYDEALPESVRFTTSQFESGAMSLDLSKSLLWFPLELASDGQRDPLLLRYAIGRTVSGDTLADADGLRTSRLKVAIVAPQLEPDQEQLPHVKAEAQNVADAVRAWGAEIIVVSPAATKAQVLEALCGSHLFHYAGHAEFDPLDAGESFLPLLNDRLTAKEVAEALSTRPNQLLLAFINGCGTSREASWERAEDVYGFASAFLNNASFFIGSQWPIQDEFAAPFATAFYRQIFPTSYGLWWRLIRRDELSGLSFAESLRQARHAVREMSFTSDQTWSSYVFYGDPTRRLVLG; encoded by the coding sequence ATGGGCATGCCGGGTTGGATAAGGCTCGCAATGGCGGTGCCCGCATTGTTGGGGGTACGACTGTCGCTGGCGTCAGAGCTCCCGCCGCCATTGCCCGCCGATCTTGCCCTGAAAAGCGTGACCGGTGTCTGGCAATTCATCCCCGTCCCGCTTCCCGAGCAGAACATCACGCATCTGGCGCTGTCGCGCAAGAACGATCGGCTTTTCCTCGGCACGAGGGACGGTGTCGCCTCCTATGACGGGGTCGCGGTGCAGGTACCGGATTTTGTGCCGTCCGGATCCCGCCAGTCCATCATCGTCAAGTCGATGGTCGAGGTCGGCGACGGCGCCGTTATCGTCGGCTCTGCCAATGACAGCCTGTGGCGTTGGAAAGACAAACAACTCTCGCCGCTTTACGGAGCCTGCCCAAGGGGAAGCGGTGGCTGCCCGACCGGAGACTGGGCGCTGGCCAGGTCACAAGCCGGCACGCTTTATGTTGCCTCCAGTCGTTTTGCCTTGCAGCAAACAGAAGCACTTTCAGCCCTTCGGGCGGCGGTCTCGGACGTCGTCATCCCGGTCGCAACATCGGCGTCATTTCTCGGTTTTGCCGGCGAGGCGCTCGTCGCCGTCAGTCAAGGCGGCGAGGTCTCAATCATTGACAAGACCTCCGGCAAACCATCGTCCGCCAGACGTTTCGATGTCCGCCCCAACGCCTTTGTCCGCTCTGTCAGCTTCTCCGCCGATTATATTTTCGCGGGCACCGATAGCAAATGCGTGGCCGTGCCCCTCGATCCGGCAGAGGCACCAACCGACCTTGCGGCGGGAAATTGTCGCGCGGCCTATCGCCAGACCGACGGTACTACTTGGCTTTCGACCAATGCCCTTTACAGAAACGAGGCCCACGGCTGGAATGAGTGGTCTCCCGGCAGTGTCGGATCGATCAGTGCCAATTCGCTTCTCGATGATGGCATGTCGAACATATGGGTCGCAAGCACCAGCGGACTGTGGCGATATCTCGATCTGTCGCGCGAGTACCGGTTTGCCCCCGATGACAAGATCGCCTCCGTTCTTGCCGATAGCGGGGGTGGCGCGATCGTCGGCATGATGTCCGGCAGGGTCTGGCACGTCGATCAAAAGCTCCGCGCCTTGCCGCTTTTTTCGCCGAAGCAGGCAATTTTGCCCGCGTCCGCCTATTATCAGGGTGCGTTGCTCGCCAAGGGTAATGACGGGGTGACCTGGTCGCTGAGTGCCGACGGGCTTTTTAAAATCGCTGCGGATGCGCCAGAACGGGTGGCCGATTATCCGCTGCCGATCAGCGAAGGTTCCCGCGCTGTTGCGTCTTTTGCGGTCTCCTCGTCTGGCGAGATCTGCGCCGGCCTGAGTTGGTCGACGGACGTTCTTTGTCTCCGGGGCGGGCGGTGGGAGAACGTACTTGAGGCACCCTCCTATATCGGTGGGTCCGCAATCGGCGCGCTCGTCTTCGACGATCAGGGGACACTTCTGTCCGTCGGCCCGCTCACGGTTTCGCTCAAGGGTCGACACGAGCTGACGCTCGGGCCTTTCGAGCCATCGCCCTTTGGCAATGTCAACCTGTTTGGTGCAGTCGCCTTGCCCGCGAATGTGGCGGGCGCCGATGCGGTCGTCTCGGGCGGCTGGGGACGAACGATCTTCCTGAAGAGGGCCGATGACACATGGTCGATCGTCGAGCGCCCGGCGGGCGACGGCCAGGAGCAGCCCTATCTGATCCGCTCCTTTGCCGCCCATCCGCGATACGGTTTGCTGGCTGCGACCGACGCCGGCATCTATCGTTGGGAGGGAAGCGCCAGGGACGGCCAGTGGCGCTCCCTGCGGAATATCGACCCGCGGCTTGGATTGGGGGTCGATCACATCATCCCGGGCACAGATAACAGCCTCTGGATCGCCAGCGGACCCTCTCTTACGCGCATCACATTGCCCATTTCCGAACCAAAGATCGATATCAGCGGGCCTGCCGAAGGCGGTGTGATCGATAGGACCGCGATCGCCTACACGATTAATTTTCCGGGTCTCGTTGGACTGCCGAGCAGAAAAACCGCAACGGTCAGCTACGACCCGCCGATACCGAATGCAGCAAGAAGCGTGAGCGGGCCAACGGCTCGCATCGACCTGACCGACCTGGGTGACCAGGAAACCTACAAGGTCCAGCCCATCGTCACGGATGGTTTTCTGAATAGCGCCACACCTGTCGGTTCCAAATTTTCCGTGCGATTGCCGTTTTACCAAAATCCCTACAAACTTTCCCTGGCGATCCTGGCACTTGTCGCTCTCCCGCTCATCATCGTGACGCGTCGCGGTCCGACCGGCTTCCTGCTGCGCCGCGTCGGGGGACTGCGCTGGTCGACTGCAAAGGATGATCCGCAACTTGCCCTGGAAATCGACGAGGTCGGCGAGGACGCCGTTCGTTTCGAAGTGGAGGCGCCAGCCGCAATCAACCTGATCAGACTTGCGGTGGATGCCCCCAAGGCGCGGATCGAAGGTCTTCCCAAGGAAGCCCTGCCCTTTCTCGTGTCGATCGCAGAGGGTCAGGCGTTCGGGGACCGCGAGGAGTTCGACACCGCACTCCAGCGCGTGTCGGAGGTGCTGTATGACGAGGCGCTGCCCGAAAGCGTCCGTTTTACCACCAGCCAGTTCGAAAGCGGCGCGATGAGCCTCGACCTGTCAAAGTCATTGCTCTGGTTTCCGCTTGAATTGGCAAGCGACGGACAAAGAGACCCGCTGCTTTTACGCTATGCGATTGGAAGGACCGTCTCGGGCGACACGCTTGCCGATGCGGATGGGTTGCGCACGAGCCGGTTGAAGGTCGCCATCGTCGCGCCACAACTCGAACCTGACCAAGAACAACTGCCCCATGTCAAGGCAGAGGCGCAGAACGTGGCGGATGCGGTACGTGCCTGGGGCGCCGAGATCATCGTTGTCAGTCCGGCCGCGACCAAGGCACAGGTTCTCGAAGCGCTTTGCGGCTCGCATCTCTTCCATTACGCCGGCCATGCCGAGTTCGATCCGCTTGACGCCGGCGAGAGCTTCTTGCCATTGTTGAACGACAGATTGACGGCGAAAGAGGTTGCCGAGGCGTTGTCTACGCGGCCCAATCAGTTGCTCCTTGCCTTCATCAACGGTTGCGGCACATCGCGTGAAGCCAGCTGGGAGCGGGCCGAGGACGTCTACGGTTTTGCATCGGCATTTCTCAACAATGCAAGCTTCTTCATCGGCAGTCAGTGGCCGATCCAGGACGAGTTTGCGGCCCCCTTCGCCACCGCCTTCTATCGCCAGATCTTCCCGACATCATATGGATTGTGGTGGCGCCTGATCCGACGTGACGAACTTTCCGGGTTGTCATTTGCTGAATCGCTTCGCCAGGCCCGCCATGCCGTGAGAGAGATGAGTTTTACGTCCGACCAGACCTGGTCTTCCTACGTCTTCTACGGCGATCCGACGCGAAGGCTTGTGCTTGGCTGA
- a CDS encoding S8 family peptidase, with the protein MIDAVSADGPKLVEMTPEGELELRLEEPDLKIVPLVTYEKLRAIYTVKRAAAAGVLAPAGQGARLRVEDSQGNALAGAQVVAFTNFRNRAGDDGLTDANGNIDLRITPGATLERIYVYGPARYWGRFERNFVLDAGASLQLQPIDLAQPNLALARFRSHLPATAGQGVVVGIVDTGIDPNHPLLPNVSGGANMVLEEIKDDPGEVADWGPAAIDGEHGTHVAGIVAARPTDDINLSGVAPGVTLRSYRVFPHNGANATNYDIMNAIDRAVQDGCDIINLSLGGGDEDEAIRAAIGSALDNGVLVIAAAGNDGRKPVSHPAALPFCIAATAMGWENSFPEGSSESGDVAKPRGANGSFVGAFSNFGPQIDLTGPGVGVVSTLPGGEFGAMSGTSMASPALAGYAAYLLAQEVTILGLNGAEKCTALRDRLFGSATPLGFGRDFEGFGLPG; encoded by the coding sequence GTGATCGACGCTGTCAGCGCCGATGGGCCGAAGCTGGTGGAGATGACCCCGGAGGGAGAGCTGGAGCTGCGGCTGGAGGAGCCGGACCTCAAGATCGTGCCGCTCGTGACTTATGAAAAACTGCGGGCGATCTACACGGTCAAGCGAGCGGCGGCGGCAGGCGTTCTGGCGCCGGCGGGCCAAGGAGCGAGGCTTCGTGTGGAAGATAGCCAAGGGAATGCCCTGGCGGGTGCCCAGGTCGTTGCTTTTACCAACTTCCGCAACAGGGCGGGCGATGACGGTCTGACAGACGCCAACGGCAATATCGATCTTCGCATCACGCCAGGCGCGACCCTTGAGCGGATCTACGTCTATGGACCGGCCCGCTATTGGGGACGGTTCGAGCGCAATTTCGTGCTCGACGCGGGCGCAAGCCTGCAACTGCAGCCGATCGACCTCGCACAGCCCAACCTTGCTCTGGCGCGGTTTCGCAGCCATTTGCCCGCCACGGCAGGCCAGGGTGTGGTGGTCGGGATCGTCGACACCGGCATTGATCCGAACCACCCGCTCTTGCCCAACGTTTCCGGCGGCGCAAACATGGTTCTTGAAGAAATCAAGGATGATCCGGGCGAGGTCGCCGACTGGGGCCCGGCGGCAATCGATGGGGAACATGGAACTCATGTTGCCGGGATCGTTGCGGCCCGCCCCACCGACGACATCAACCTTTCGGGCGTTGCGCCGGGTGTGACCCTCAGAAGCTATCGTGTGTTCCCTCACAATGGGGCGAATGCGACGAATTACGACATCATGAATGCGATCGACCGGGCGGTCCAGGATGGTTGCGACATCATCAACCTCAGCCTTGGCGGAGGCGATGAAGACGAGGCAATCAGGGCCGCGATCGGCTCGGCGCTCGACAATGGCGTGCTCGTGATCGCCGCCGCCGGCAATGACGGTCGCAAGCCCGTCAGCCATCCCGCTGCCTTGCCGTTTTGCATCGCGGCGACCGCGATGGGATGGGAAAACAGCTTCCCGGAAGGCTCTTCCGAGAGCGGCGACGTCGCCAAACCACGCGGCGCCAACGGCTCCTTCGTCGGGGCGTTTTCGAATTTTGGCCCGCAAATCGACCTGACGGGCCCGGGGGTCGGGGTTGTATCGACCTTGCCGGGAGGCGAATTCGGGGCCATGAGTGGAACCTCCATGGCCAGTCCGGCATTGGCTGGATACGCGGCCTATCTTTTGGCGCAGGAAGTGACTATATTAGGCCTGAACGGTGCTGAGAAGTGCACCGCCCTTAGAGACAGGCTCTTCGGCTCGGCCACGCCTCTCGGTTTTGGTCGGGATTTCGAGGGCTTCGGACTTCCGGGATAG
- a CDS encoding DNA/RNA non-specific endonuclease: protein MQRLRSLNRTIIAQDPALAEETADLAPKAIASAKLAVERDAGAEARPKKDRGFLAEIQKESIILRRERPVLAIRDNKPELVFKDLADSAIWKQRLTDAAGALDIAIRAAGRIELAGSEFDWIGTGWLVRPDVVVTNRHVAREFAERKANGLVFKQGSGGPITASVDFLEEIDNPDELVFRLVRPLYIEDEPGPDVAFFEIELASGEARLAHPIPLATRPSTSQAVAVIGYPAFDSRIPDIDLMEDLYGKVYNKKRLAPGAITAIDDGKLLHNCTTLGGNSGSCVLDLASGEAFGLHFSGRFMTTNYAVPANTVRALLDKALSTGSSAAPATRRDTNIAVSTAVPDIPQGSSRSAPTLATTSVTIPLTISISIGQPVENRARAANAAPDAAAPATDLAGEEAAIEDYRDRQGYSAGFLIPQADDNSDGQSAEAFVPLPHVVGDPARDVLSHKWNGKDETVLRYQHFSVVMSESRRMCFFSAVNIDGALAKKTKRPSWRWDPRIPRIQQIMNDCYGDPPRFSRGHMTRREDPAWGDPVTAARGNADSMHVTNATPQMQSFNSPVWLELEDYALGHARQDRMRISVFTGPYFTDKDPTLYGVKIPLRFWKIIAFIHDETGRLCATGYEMGQEAALRPEEEFVFGSFNSSHVNGVVQTRIASIEAKSHISFSKLAALDPLAGDDEARLPAERRINDLSDIRFAG, encoded by the coding sequence TTGCAACGGCTTCGTTCTCTTAACAGGACGATCATCGCGCAGGATCCTGCGCTCGCCGAGGAAACGGCGGACCTCGCACCCAAGGCGATCGCATCCGCCAAGCTTGCGGTCGAGCGCGATGCAGGTGCCGAAGCGAGACCGAAGAAGGACCGCGGCTTCTTGGCCGAGATCCAGAAGGAAAGCATCATCTTGCGTCGCGAAAGGCCAGTCCTGGCCATACGCGACAACAAGCCCGAACTGGTCTTCAAGGACCTGGCCGACAGTGCAATCTGGAAACAGCGCCTGACCGACGCCGCTGGCGCGCTGGACATCGCCATTCGCGCTGCTGGACGCATCGAGCTTGCCGGAAGCGAGTTTGACTGGATTGGCACGGGCTGGCTAGTGCGCCCCGACGTGGTAGTCACCAACCGGCACGTGGCGCGGGAATTTGCGGAACGAAAAGCAAACGGATTGGTGTTCAAGCAGGGCAGTGGTGGTCCGATCACGGCAAGCGTCGATTTCCTGGAGGAAATCGACAACCCTGACGAACTGGTTTTTCGCCTCGTCAGGCCGCTTTACATTGAGGACGAGCCAGGCCCTGACGTCGCCTTCTTCGAAATCGAACTGGCAAGCGGCGAGGCCAGGCTGGCGCACCCGATCCCGCTGGCAACCAGGCCCTCGACGAGCCAGGCGGTGGCGGTCATCGGCTACCCGGCGTTTGACAGCAGGATCCCGGATATCGACCTGATGGAAGATCTCTATGGCAAGGTCTACAACAAGAAGCGGCTGGCCCCGGGCGCGATTACGGCCATCGATGACGGAAAACTTCTCCACAACTGCACCACGCTTGGCGGTAATTCCGGGTCCTGCGTCCTCGACCTTGCAAGCGGCGAGGCGTTCGGACTTCACTTCAGCGGTCGGTTCATGACGACCAATTACGCTGTCCCGGCCAACACCGTGCGTGCGCTTCTCGACAAGGCGCTGTCGACCGGATCGTCAGCGGCGCCGGCGACACGGCGTGATACCAATATAGCTGTGTCGACTGCGGTACCGGATATTCCACAAGGATCAAGCCGTTCCGCGCCAACGCTCGCGACGACGTCCGTAACGATCCCGCTGACGATCTCGATCAGCATCGGCCAGCCGGTCGAAAACCGGGCGCGCGCCGCAAATGCCGCGCCGGACGCGGCCGCGCCGGCTACAGACCTTGCGGGTGAAGAAGCGGCGATTGAAGACTATCGCGATCGCCAGGGTTATAGCGCCGGTTTTCTGATCCCGCAGGCAGATGACAATAGCGACGGCCAGAGCGCAGAAGCGTTTGTCCCCCTTCCCCACGTTGTCGGCGACCCGGCCCGGGATGTGCTTTCCCACAAGTGGAATGGAAAGGACGAGACCGTGCTTCGCTACCAGCATTTTTCGGTGGTGATGAGCGAGAGCCGGCGGATGTGCTTTTTCAGCGCTGTCAATATCGATGGCGCCCTTGCAAAGAAGACGAAACGGCCGAGCTGGCGATGGGACCCGCGCATCCCCCGAATTCAGCAGATTATGAACGATTGTTATGGAGATCCGCCGAGGTTTAGCCGTGGTCACATGACGAGGCGGGAAGACCCGGCCTGGGGCGACCCGGTGACGGCTGCACGCGGCAATGCCGATTCCATGCATGTCACCAATGCCACGCCGCAGATGCAATCGTTCAATTCCCCTGTCTGGCTTGAACTGGAGGACTACGCTCTCGGTCACGCCCGCCAGGACAGGATGCGGATTTCAGTGTTCACGGGGCCATATTTTACCGACAAGGATCCGACGCTTTATGGCGTGAAGATCCCATTGCGGTTCTGGAAAATCATCGCCTTCATCCACGACGAAACCGGCAGGCTCTGCGCTACGGGTTATGAGATGGGTCAGGAGGCGGCCTTGCGTCCTGAAGAGGAATTTGTCTTCGGCTCATTCAACTCAAGTCACGTCAACGGGGTCGTGCAGACCCGTATCGCGAGCATCGAGGCGAAGAGCCATATCAGCTTCAGCAAGCTTGCCGCGCTGGATCCGCTCGCCGGGGATGACGAGGCGCGTTTGCCTGCCGAAAGGCGCATCAACGATCTGAGCGATATCCGGTTCGCGGGGTGA
- a CDS encoding zeta toxin family protein, with amino-acid sequence MRDDPGVARALSLSLQDKHDIFETQIIPAIGARGPSVAKPTFTVVCGQQGAGKSTLVRQIKSRTGGESTQRIIADDLNAYIPGNNAALLQGSHALERANSTAVTEWYHQLFDRSITNRYNIILESCYPPNHYASLLDKARSNGYKTELNIIATDRITSFTAIHDRFERALANSFIASTVLPDVETHDHYYSIWPRVALEVENYKTFDRIAIVRRDGETCYDNEQALANNGESIWGREPGALRALMDHRNRPLDERQQHWVNSVWERLCRSVAFAQHPDSARLPIASYQSDIATRLREHSDLSSFETRPEYMREFSNKFSWNLKRDISFVVNRKSKNGEFREDAFEELFCERITSVHHSLQEAITARFESAVGKSNDEGDLRSRDVSTFYARTAGESSTTKRLNISTNPRGVVPSADVVNISEQQAQSVKYRRPKFLVEVSKHVYRPIEQYNRMVFDRVRFPNITRDRRKLNVLIRTEDGTGYETPSSLKTRLGSEQHNLFTKTMNEGQLPHSLASTKTGKLPIVLVDAGNGATFIAGEKFPLLDNGRRIPTTISADRILVRNENGTFSELCQRLAGNTELLLPPEAIVQLGLQRQQAVNRARAREASELEQRTREHSSGRV; translated from the coding sequence ATGAGAGATGATCCAGGAGTTGCTCGAGCGCTTTCCCTCTCGTTACAAGATAAGCACGACATTTTCGAGACCCAGATCATTCCGGCAATCGGTGCGCGGGGGCCGTCTGTTGCAAAGCCAACTTTCACCGTTGTATGCGGCCAGCAGGGTGCCGGAAAGAGCACCTTAGTTCGCCAAATCAAGAGTAGAACGGGCGGTGAAAGCACCCAGCGAATAATAGCTGATGATCTTAATGCATACATTCCTGGTAACAATGCAGCCCTTCTGCAGGGCTCGCATGCGTTAGAGCGAGCGAATTCGACGGCAGTGACAGAATGGTATCATCAATTATTTGATCGCAGTATCACTAACAGATATAATATTATACTGGAGTCTTGCTATCCGCCAAATCATTACGCGTCGCTCTTAGATAAGGCGCGCTCCAATGGATACAAAACAGAACTAAATATTATCGCGACGGACAGGATAACGAGCTTTACAGCTATTCACGATCGCTTTGAAAGGGCACTGGCGAACTCGTTTATTGCCTCAACCGTATTGCCAGATGTCGAAACTCACGATCATTATTATTCAATTTGGCCACGTGTAGCGCTCGAGGTCGAAAATTACAAAACATTTGATAGAATTGCAATTGTACGCAGGGACGGTGAAACGTGTTACGACAATGAACAAGCTCTAGCAAATAACGGAGAATCGATTTGGGGCCGGGAGCCAGGCGCGTTAAGGGCATTGATGGATCATCGAAATCGCCCGCTGGACGAGAGACAGCAGCACTGGGTTAACAGCGTTTGGGAGAGGCTCTGTCGAAGCGTCGCATTCGCCCAACATCCAGATTCCGCCCGCCTGCCAATCGCTTCATATCAAAGTGACATCGCAACAAGGCTGAGAGAGCACAGTGATCTCAGTTCGTTCGAAACACGTCCCGAATATATGCGAGAGTTTTCGAACAAGTTTTCATGGAATTTAAAGCGCGACATTTCTTTTGTGGTTAATCGCAAGAGTAAGAACGGTGAATTCCGAGAAGATGCGTTTGAAGAGCTGTTTTGCGAAAGGATAACGTCTGTCCATCATTCTCTTCAGGAGGCGATCACGGCACGGTTTGAATCCGCCGTCGGAAAATCGAATGACGAAGGCGATCTACGTTCTCGCGATGTTTCGACATTTTACGCTCGCACTGCTGGGGAGAGTTCTACAACCAAGCGATTGAACATCAGCACAAACCCACGAGGCGTGGTGCCGAGTGCTGACGTCGTCAATATCTCTGAACAGCAGGCACAGTCTGTCAAGTATCGGCGTCCTAAGTTTCTCGTTGAGGTCTCAAAGCACGTCTATAGACCAATCGAACAGTATAATCGGATGGTCTTCGATCGAGTCAGATTTCCAAACATCACTCGTGACCGGCGTAAGTTGAATGTATTGATCCGCACGGAAGACGGCACTGGCTACGAAACACCTAGCTCGTTAAAAACGCGCCTGGGATCGGAGCAGCATAATCTCTTCACCAAGACAATGAACGAGGGTCAGCTACCCCATAGTCTCGCGTCCACGAAGACTGGTAAACTGCCTATAGTTTTGGTTGACGCGGGAAATGGTGCAACGTTTATCGCCGGCGAGAAATTCCCTTTGTTGGACAACGGACGCCGGATACCAACGACTATTTCTGCCGATAGAATTTTAGTCAGAAATGAAAATGGGACTTTCAGCGAGCTTTGTCAGCGTTTGGCTGGAAACACCGAACTATTGCTTCCACCAGAAGCGATAGTTCAACTGGGACTGCAGCGTCAACAAGCTGTCAATCGAGCTCGTGCCAGAGAAGCATCGGAGTTGGAGCAACGAACTCGCGAACATTCCTCTGGAAGAGTTTGA
- a CDS encoding cytochrome P450 — protein sequence MIANSSSDVSMADQKFLNVAKSNEIDPDAVPISRLDSEGHSIFAEWRPKRPFLRREDGVFLVLRADHIFLLGTDPRTRQIETELMLNRGVKAGAVFDFIGHSMLFSNGETHGKRRSGLSKAFSFRMVEALRPEIAKITERLWDELQKVDDFNFTEMYASQLPALTIASVLGLPSEDTPFFTRLVYKVSRCLSPSWRDEEFEEIEASAIELQDYVRGVIADSGRRMRDDFLSRYLRAVREAGTLSPIEEIMQLMLIILAGSDTTRTAMVMVTALVLQNPALWSSLTGNQSYVAAAVEEGLRFEPPVGSFPRLALEDIDLDGYVLPKGSLLALSVMSGLRDEKHYEHPQLFDVGRQQMRWHLGFGAGVHRCLGETLARIELQEGLGTLLRRAPNLAVVGDWPRMMGHGGIRRVTDMTVKLSVDR from the coding sequence ATGATTGCGAACAGCTCTTCCGATGTCTCTATGGCCGACCAGAAGTTTCTAAATGTCGCGAAGTCAAATGAAATCGATCCCGACGCCGTTCCTATAAGCAGACTTGATTCTGAAGGTCACAGTATTTTTGCAGAATGGCGACCGAAGCGCCCGTTTCTTCGGAGAGAAGATGGCGTCTTTCTCGTTCTCCGCGCAGACCATATCTTTCTGCTGGGCACCGATCCACGCACCCGGCAAATAGAAACTGAGCTCATGCTGAATCGAGGCGTCAAAGCTGGTGCCGTTTTTGACTTTATAGGTCACAGCATGTTGTTTTCGAACGGTGAAACGCATGGGAAGCGGCGCTCAGGCCTTTCAAAGGCGTTCTCATTCCGCATGGTTGAAGCGTTACGCCCGGAGATTGCGAAGATAACGGAGCGTTTGTGGGACGAACTACAAAAAGTTGACGATTTCAATTTTACTGAAATGTACGCGTCGCAATTGCCTGCGCTGACGATCGCAAGTGTCCTTGGCTTGCCGTCTGAGGACACGCCGTTTTTCACACGACTTGTTTATAAGGTTTCCCGCTGCTTGAGCCCGTCGTGGCGAGATGAGGAATTCGAGGAGATTGAAGCTTCCGCTATCGAGCTTCAGGATTACGTTCGGGGCGTGATCGCGGATAGTGGCCGTCGGATGAGGGATGATTTTCTCTCGCGCTACTTGAGGGCGGTACGGGAAGCCGGAACGCTTTCGCCCATTGAGGAGATCATGCAACTCATGCTTATCATACTCGCTGGGAGCGATACAACGCGCACTGCAATGGTTATGGTGACGGCTCTTGTGCTCCAAAATCCCGCGCTCTGGTCTTCTTTAACTGGCAATCAATCCTATGTCGCAGCCGCCGTGGAGGAAGGGCTCCGATTCGAGCCGCCAGTTGGCTCTTTTCCGCGGTTGGCCCTCGAGGATATCGATCTGGATGGATACGTGTTGCCAAAGGGAAGCCTCCTCGCTCTCAGTGTCATGTCTGGCCTGCGAGACGAGAAACACTACGAGCATCCTCAGCTTTTTGATGTTGGGCGTCAACAAATGCGTTGGCACCTCGGGTTTGGCGCGGGTGTTCATCGATGCCTCGGCGAGACGTTGGCGCGGATTGAATTGCAAGAAGGACTTGGAACACTTTTGCGCCGCGCGCCGAATCTTGCAGTGGTGGGTGACTGGCCACGGATGATGGGTCACGGAGGCATCCGGCGCGTCACCGACATGACGGTCAAATTGAGCGTCGACCGGTGA